The following proteins come from a genomic window of Chitinivibrionales bacterium:
- a CDS encoding glycoside hydrolase family 88 protein — protein sequence MKKISRLLLIGIILLFSNKPARSDEFSPDSITKIMKKVAGYRLSHGVKSLGDWFASSTNWDAGAYMTGVCALYRHTNEKQYLDSIVNFGVFANWTPASGNPDNECCAQTFCESYLFAADTSKKYMYEPWLSRVTADFLSHSPSGRSYWYWCDALYMAPPGLAMLASITGQTRILDSLYKCWWDDAQVIYSDTFHLYWRDPGYKLPKVDSLGKPIFWAPGEAWVLGGQARILKYTPLNYHGRDSMITQFRDQLAAVVACQQGDGLWTTSLLDSVEFWQHETSSTAFFCFAMAWGINNGILDSAVFTPPMRRAWSGLVKNIASDGKLMYCQTVAQEPFNNMSADYSSSEGEGALLLAGEEMYKRVTGAVEVQIPKQTVETKRSIPECQLVTAITNGFIIPNNAARLEIYTIQGRKIFSATAASLNRDKTILNGYGRGMYLIRYFK from the coding sequence ATGAAAAAAATTTCCAGACTTTTATTGATTGGCATTATTCTGCTATTTTCAAACAAGCCCGCCCGCTCCGACGAATTCAGCCCCGACTCGATCACCAAGATCATGAAAAAAGTGGCGGGGTACCGGCTGTCGCACGGTGTCAAGAGCCTGGGCGACTGGTTCGCCAGCAGCACGAACTGGGACGCGGGAGCGTATATGACCGGCGTCTGCGCGCTCTACCGTCATACGAATGAAAAGCAGTATCTGGACAGCATCGTCAATTTCGGCGTTTTCGCGAACTGGACGCCGGCCAGCGGCAACCCGGACAACGAATGCTGCGCGCAGACCTTCTGCGAGTCGTATCTATTCGCGGCGGACACGTCGAAAAAATACATGTACGAACCGTGGCTCAGCCGCGTCACCGCGGATTTTTTGAGTCACTCGCCGTCGGGCCGTTCGTACTGGTACTGGTGCGACGCGCTGTACATGGCGCCGCCCGGGCTCGCCATGCTCGCCTCCATCACGGGCCAGACGCGCATCCTCGACTCGCTTTACAAATGCTGGTGGGATGACGCGCAGGTGATCTACAGCGACACGTTCCACCTGTACTGGCGCGATCCCGGCTACAAGCTTCCCAAAGTCGATTCCCTCGGAAAGCCCATTTTCTGGGCGCCGGGCGAAGCGTGGGTGCTGGGCGGCCAGGCGCGCATCCTCAAATATACGCCGCTCAATTACCACGGCCGCGACTCCATGATAACCCAGTTCCGCGACCAGCTTGCCGCGGTGGTCGCATGCCAGCAGGGCGACGGGCTGTGGACCACGAGCCTCCTCGATTCGGTGGAGTTCTGGCAGCACGAAACAAGTTCTACCGCGTTTTTCTGCTTTGCCATGGCTTGGGGCATCAACAACGGGATCCTGGATTCGGCCGTGTTCACGCCTCCCATGCGCAGGGCGTGGAGCGGGCTTGTCAAAAATATCGCATCGGACGGCAAACTCATGTACTGCCAAACCGTGGCGCAGGAGCCGTTTAACAACATGTCGGCCGATTATTCCAGTTCGGAGGGCGAGGGCGCGCTGCTCCTTGCGGGAGAAGAAATGTACAAACGGGTCACCGGCGCGGTGGAGGTGCAAATTCCAAAACAAACGGTTGAAACAAAGAGATCGATTCCAGAATGTCAATTAGTGACGGCTATTACCAACGGATTTATAATTCCAAACAACGCGGCCCGATTGGAAATCTATACTATCCAAGGCAGAAAAATTTTCAGCGCAACGGCCGCGTCATTGAACCGGGATAAGACAAT
- a CDS encoding SDR family oxidoreductase: MDIPGKVAIITGASAGIGLATAKRFAAEGAKVVLAARSADKLTALAAELHKLGHDALSVATDIRDKNAVNNLIEKAFARYGRIDILINNAGQSAVGSVADINPDHLHSILTLNVFGPLWAIQAVVHKMRVKGGGLIINISSMVTRMHIPGLGAYAASKCALSMLSDTARDELAPDKIRVVTVYPRMTATDFGKNALGDHRLGMQQRGHAPVIDTPEYVAGKILEAAKKEPAEQFME; the protein is encoded by the coding sequence ATGGACATTCCGGGAAAAGTTGCCATTATTACGGGCGCATCCGCGGGCATCGGGCTTGCCACCGCCAAACGCTTTGCGGCGGAAGGCGCAAAGGTGGTGCTCGCGGCGCGGTCGGCGGACAAGCTCACAGCACTTGCGGCTGAACTTCACAAACTGGGGCATGATGCGCTGTCGGTCGCCACCGACATACGCGACAAGAACGCCGTCAACAATCTCATTGAAAAGGCATTTGCGCGTTACGGTCGCATCGACATTCTCATCAACAACGCCGGCCAGTCCGCCGTCGGCTCGGTCGCGGACATAAATCCCGACCACCTCCACTCGATCCTCACGCTCAACGTGTTCGGCCCTCTCTGGGCCATTCAGGCCGTTGTCCATAAAATGCGCGTGAAGGGCGGCGGGCTCATCATCAACATCAGCTCCATGGTGACCAGGATGCACATCCCCGGGCTCGGCGCGTACGCCGCGTCGAAATGCGCCCTTTCGATGCTGTCCGACACGGCGCGCGACGAGCTTGCGCCCGACAAGATTCGCGTGGTCACCGTCTATCCCCGCATGACGGCAACCGATTTCGGGAAAAACGCGCTCGGAGACCACCGCCTGGGCATGCAGCAGCGCGGCCATGCCCCGGTCATTGACACGCCGGAATATGTGGCGGGTAAGATCCTCGAGGCGGCGAAAAAAGAACCCGCCGAGCAGTTCATGGAATAA
- a CDS encoding lipocalin family protein, with protein MITPVDGFDLEKYLGTWYEIARMPAPFEKGLVAVTATYGLKENGMVSVVNQGHKKTADGKISIARGKAKFAGEPSKGHLRVSFFWIFFGDYIIVDLDKANYQHALVCSPPKYAWILCRAPRLDKAILDKLIDKLKTLGYDTLRLIAVPQ; from the coding sequence ATGATCACGCCTGTTGACGGTTTCGATCTTGAAAAATATCTTGGCACCTGGTACGAAATCGCGCGCATGCCCGCGCCGTTTGAAAAAGGCCTGGTGGCCGTCACCGCCACCTACGGCCTCAAGGAAAACGGCATGGTGAGCGTTGTGAACCAGGGCCATAAAAAAACGGCCGATGGAAAAATCTCCATCGCGCGCGGCAAGGCAAAGTTCGCGGGCGAACCTTCAAAAGGGCATCTCCGGGTTTCCTTTTTCTGGATTTTTTTCGGAGATTATATTATAGTCGATCTTGACAAAGCAAACTACCAGCACGCGCTTGTTTGCAGTCCGCCAAAATATGCGTGGATTTTGTGCAGAGCCCCCAGGCTCGATAAGGCCATTCTTGACAAGCTCATCGACAAATTGAAAACCCTCGGCTATGACACCTTGAGGCTAATCGCCGTCCCGCAATAA
- a CDS encoding right-handed parallel beta-helix repeat-containing protein, with translation MKRFISQICFLLWPAAMATGISCIARDNPFDPANRHALPAGEKTIVTSQDSLMARALSARAGDTIALAAGTYVVSLRFGSSGTADLPIVLAGTDSTTVVRAQPGLGILYISGQRSIRFSNIVFDSSYASGVKVENGSSDIDFSDCAFRDNALDGLEITDSDVRAARCAFLNNGRNGVRISGDATAGHTAALDNVLSAHNAKEGIAVIATPATVTQATVSDNDSCGISITTPAGAVSVTRSIIAYNAGAAVSGLWDSTVSQVVFDSLDLFLNQQEITLAPASAQQYWTYDPMFANRNACDYSIGPGSEVYLMEQQGIVIGYRK, from the coding sequence ATGAAACGCTTCATATCACAAATATGCTTTCTGCTGTGGCCGGCCGCCATGGCCACGGGGATTTCCTGCATTGCAAGGGACAATCCTTTTGATCCCGCGAACCGGCACGCGCTCCCGGCGGGGGAAAAAACAATTGTCACCAGCCAGGATTCCCTCATGGCAAGGGCGTTGAGCGCCCGGGCCGGCGACACCATCGCGCTCGCTGCCGGCACCTACGTTGTTTCGCTCAGGTTCGGCAGCAGCGGCACGGCCGACCTTCCCATCGTGCTTGCCGGGACCGACAGTACGACGGTGGTGCGGGCGCAGCCCGGACTCGGCATTCTCTACATCAGCGGCCAGCGTTCAATCAGATTCTCCAATATCGTGTTCGACTCCAGCTATGCAAGTGGTGTCAAAGTCGAAAACGGTTCATCCGACATTGATTTCTCCGACTGCGCGTTTCGCGACAATGCCCTTGACGGACTGGAAATCACCGACAGCGACGTGCGCGCTGCCCGTTGTGCGTTCCTGAACAACGGCAGGAACGGGGTCAGGATCAGCGGCGATGCCACGGCCGGCCACACGGCGGCGCTTGACAATGTCCTTTCGGCGCACAACGCCAAGGAGGGCATTGCGGTGATCGCCACGCCCGCAACGGTCACGCAAGCCACGGTTTCCGACAACGACAGCTGTGGCATCAGCATCACCACGCCGGCGGGCGCGGTGAGCGTCACACGGTCGATCATCGCCTACAACGCCGGCGCGGCTGTTTCCGGATTGTGGGATTCAACCGTCTCCCAAGTTGTTTTTGATTCCCTCGATCTTTTTTTAAACCAGCAGGAAATCACCCTGGCCCCTGCCTCAGCGCAGCAGTATTGGACCTATGACCCGATGTTTGCAAACAGGAATGCCTGCGATTACTCGATAGGCCCGGGAAGCGAGGTTTACCTGATGGAACAGCAGGGGATCGTGATCGGGTACAGAAAGTAA
- a CDS encoding protein-L-isoaspartate(D-aspartate) O-methyltransferase, producing MIRTIMIVALCVLGLSGAGNATQSEREFAVMREKMVRTQIEARGVKDTNVLSAMLKVERHKFVPDPYKGSAYEDRPLPISEGQTISQPYVVALMTQALAVNRSSKVLEIGTGSGYQAAVLAELCDSVFTVEINKFLGESAGKLLSSLGYARVKVRIGDGYQGWKEHAPFDGIIVTCAATRVPKPLADQLKEGGIMVIPTGGATVQELQLFRKKSGALIRNAIVRVRFVPMTDESGKAY from the coding sequence ATGATAAGAACAATCATGATCGTGGCCTTGTGCGTTCTGGGTCTTTCGGGTGCTGGGAATGCTACACAATCAGAGCGCGAGTTTGCGGTAATGCGGGAAAAGATGGTGCGGACGCAAATTGAAGCGCGGGGAGTTAAGGATACGAACGTGCTTTCCGCAATGTTAAAGGTGGAGCGCCACAAATTTGTCCCTGACCCATATAAAGGCAGCGCTTATGAAGACCGTCCTCTTCCCATCAGCGAAGGCCAAACCATTTCGCAACCCTATGTCGTTGCGCTCATGACCCAGGCGCTCGCGGTCAACAGATCCTCAAAGGTCTTGGAAATCGGCACAGGCTCCGGATATCAGGCGGCGGTGCTTGCGGAATTGTGCGATAGCGTGTTTACCGTTGAGATAAACAAGTTCCTCGGCGAGAGCGCGGGAAAGCTGCTTTCGTCGCTCGGCTACGCGCGAGTCAAGGTCCGCATCGGCGATGGATACCAGGGATGGAAAGAACATGCGCCCTTTGACGGCATCATCGTCACCTGCGCAGCCACGCGGGTGCCGAAGCCGCTTGCGGACCAGCTCAAGGAAGGGGGCATCATGGTGATACCGACGGGCGGGGCAACGGTGCAGGAGCTGCAGTTGTTCAGGAAAAAGAGCGGCGCTCTCATCCGCAACGCCATCGTGCGTGTCCGTTTTGTGCCGATGACCGACGAGTCGGGGAAAGCATATTAA
- a CDS encoding carboxypeptidase-like regulatory domain-containing protein, whose product MSPKKRFILAGVFGPGLFLALIGNCFWPGREGPQGPEGPELRGTLYGFVTLIKANGDQPADRSGVRVSADWSWAATQTDSAGEWAFSRAETGIYTLTFSKDGYGTSKEVQVQFVGGGDRNIGTVNLCEPPAFFIDSVWTRVPKTGDTNSVYLGVRASDSLVHGQYKVILFFSHGASVSRDPASYLAASPENTFFIGGIDSTGIRLQPVAFASAGFQSGDTLYTVAYAASAGSENSGYLDLSTNRFVYTNIDTLPSNRLVFVVP is encoded by the coding sequence ATGTCACCTAAAAAAAGGTTCATTTTGGCCGGTGTTTTTGGTCCAGGGTTGTTCTTGGCCCTTATCGGCAACTGCTTCTGGCCGGGCCGCGAGGGGCCGCAGGGGCCGGAGGGCCCGGAATTGCGTGGCACGTTATACGGGTTCGTCACCTTGATAAAAGCGAACGGCGACCAGCCTGCAGACCGGTCGGGTGTGCGCGTGAGCGCCGATTGGTCGTGGGCCGCAACGCAGACCGACAGCGCGGGGGAATGGGCCTTTTCCCGTGCCGAAACCGGGATATACACCTTAACATTTTCAAAAGACGGTTACGGGACGTCAAAAGAGGTCCAGGTGCAGTTTGTCGGCGGCGGAGACCGGAACATCGGCACAGTGAACCTGTGCGAGCCGCCTGCGTTTTTTATCGACAGTGTCTGGACACGGGTGCCGAAAACCGGGGACACGAATTCAGTATATCTTGGGGTGCGCGCCTCCGACAGTCTCGTCCACGGACAGTACAAGGTGATCCTGTTTTTCAGCCACGGCGCATCGGTTTCGCGCGACCCGGCATCCTATCTGGCGGCAAGCCCAGAAAACACTTTTTTCATCGGCGGGATCGATTCGACGGGGATCCGCCTGCAGCCGGTGGCCTTTGCGAGCGCCGGGTTCCAGAGCGGTGATACCCTGTATACCGTCGCGTATGCCGCGTCCGCGGGTTCGGAAAACAGCGGGTATCTTGATCTTTCGACAAACCGGTTCGTGTACACGAATATCGACACGCTTCCGTCAAACCGGCTCGTTTTTGTGGTGCCTTGA
- a CDS encoding RNA polymerase sigma factor → MKTIVEPSKEVLSACKAGDRAAFKTIFDLYKMYAYNLIYKITGPSSDHEDLLQETFFQVYLSLRTFEGASSFTTWFHRVVVQVCSGNLRYKLAAKRKPGEPTINFDDTQETIPDKTESRENRLALRDLVEKALAGLDDSLRIPLVLNIYSEMEIGEIAAVMNIPEGTVKSRLFTARKQMKEFIQNAG, encoded by the coding sequence ATGAAAACGATCGTGGAGCCCTCAAAGGAGGTCCTGAGCGCTTGTAAAGCCGGGGACAGGGCCGCGTTCAAAACAATATTTGACTTGTATAAAATGTACGCATACAATCTCATTTATAAAATCACCGGGCCTTCTTCCGACCATGAAGACCTTCTGCAGGAGACGTTTTTCCAGGTGTATCTTTCGCTGCGCACGTTTGAGGGCGCGTCGTCGTTCACCACGTGGTTCCACCGTGTGGTGGTGCAGGTGTGCAGCGGCAATCTGCGGTACAAACTCGCGGCAAAGCGAAAACCCGGTGAACCAACCATTAATTTCGACGATACGCAGGAGACCATACCGGACAAAACGGAATCGCGCGAAAACAGGCTCGCGCTCAGGGACCTCGTGGAGAAGGCGCTTGCCGGACTGGATGATTCCCTCAGAATTCCGCTTGTGCTCAATATATACAGTGAAATGGAAATCGGGGAAATCGCCGCGGTCATGAATATTCCCGAGGGCACGGTGAAGTCGCGGCTGTTTACCGCGCGCAAGCAGATGAAGGAATTTATCCAGAACGCCGGATGA
- a CDS encoding FecR domain-containing protein has protein sequence MEITDNNDIPGMDLLRQDISAPSGMFDRIEAALFDRIEKFERGQSPEKTMPPWEAVVALDETVPPELVDNSEQELFDRISQADNAEPWELYVKKDIIGTEDLSALEKRLSYTIPATSTPYSFPLLFSTMSLAISKYKTTFIALLILVFGVSAFYGWYAFRSNDLPLATILTAQGGMPRLAGIVRESQTVRSAAGQTLVLSNRRGTVVVADGAEITIRKARRRRMEYAVDFKEYTPETAGRVIFAVTKKIPGQEFSVTTKDYTIHVVGTVFRLTPQARGRTAVQVLEGAVWIEGEGVATLVTAGDLFAFSDKAGAYAVAQAEMDRLPNSQNHPLPETAFAPRKPEPQFHHVNKGFSPPRDSLLELAVRLEALDWKKSVETYRAVLARSGSSAYGREIALFSIGRLLYDNGAAAPEIREAFNEYLKKFPGGNFTGESYLRLADLEYKTDPGRALVWYEKYLKEFPLTQNTAAAEYKAGLILLQQNKRGRAAALLSNALSDAKNYPADQIAAIRRTLDNAKSPRNDSAKNGSLP, from the coding sequence ATGGAAATAACAGACAATAACGACATTCCAGGAATGGACTTGCTCAGGCAGGACATTTCGGCCCCATCGGGAATGTTCGACCGCATTGAAGCTGCCCTGTTTGACAGAATTGAAAAGTTCGAGCGCGGCCAGTCCCCTGAGAAGACAATGCCGCCCTGGGAAGCCGTTGTCGCTTTGGACGAGACTGTCCCTCCGGAACTTGTCGATAATTCAGAGCAAGAGTTGTTCGACAGGATTTCTCAAGCCGATAATGCCGAGCCATGGGAATTGTACGTTAAAAAAGATATCATCGGCACGGAAGATCTCTCCGCGCTTGAGAAAAGACTGTCGTACACCATTCCCGCAACGTCAACGCCCTATTCCTTTCCGCTGCTGTTTTCAACCATGTCTCTTGCGATCTCAAAATACAAAACAACTTTTATCGCGCTCCTCATTCTGGTTTTCGGCGTATCCGCGTTTTACGGCTGGTACGCCTTCAGGAGCAATGATCTGCCGCTCGCGACAATACTGACCGCACAAGGCGGGATGCCTCGTTTGGCCGGCATCGTCCGTGAAAGCCAAACAGTGCGGTCGGCCGCCGGCCAGACACTGGTTCTTTCAAACAGACGCGGCACTGTGGTTGTTGCAGACGGCGCAGAGATCACCATTCGCAAGGCCAGGCGCCGCCGCATGGAATATGCCGTTGATTTCAAGGAATATACCCCGGAAACGGCCGGCCGTGTTATTTTCGCTGTCACCAAAAAAATACCTGGCCAGGAATTCTCGGTGACCACCAAAGATTATACGATTCACGTCGTGGGCACGGTGTTCAGGCTTACTCCGCAGGCGCGGGGGCGCACCGCCGTGCAGGTGCTTGAAGGGGCCGTTTGGATCGAGGGCGAAGGCGTTGCGACGCTTGTCACGGCGGGCGACCTGTTTGCGTTCAGCGACAAGGCCGGCGCCTATGCTGTTGCCCAAGCTGAAATGGACCGTTTGCCAAACAGCCAGAATCATCCTCTGCCGGAAACGGCGTTTGCGCCGCGGAAACCGGAGCCGCAATTCCATCATGTCAATAAAGGCTTTTCGCCGCCCCGCGACTCGCTTCTCGAGCTTGCGGTACGGCTGGAAGCGCTGGACTGGAAAAAATCCGTTGAGACCTACCGGGCCGTGCTTGCCCGCTCGGGGTCGTCAGCCTACGGCAGGGAGATCGCGCTGTTTTCCATCGGGCGGCTGCTGTACGACAACGGCGCGGCCGCACCCGAGATCAGGGAAGCGTTTAACGAATACCTGAAAAAATTTCCCGGGGGCAATTTTACCGGCGAATCGTACCTCCGGCTTGCCGACCTCGAGTATAAGACCGATCCGGGCAGGGCTCTGGTCTGGTACGAAAAATATCTGAAGGAATTTCCGCTCACCCAGAACACTGCGGCCGCCGAATACAAAGCCGGCCTTATCCTGCTGCAGCAGAACAAGCGCGGCCGGGCAGCGGCGTTGCTGTCAAACGCCCTGAGCGACGCTAAAAATTACCCGGCCGACCAAATCGCTGCAATACGGCGCACGCTTGACAATGCGAAAAGTCCCCGGAACGACAGCGCCAAAAACGGTTCATTACCGTAG
- a CDS encoding WG repeat-containing protein produces the protein MKKRILVAVITAAAFSFVNGQAPGKKSAPETGPVTVKVPCSAARDFSEGLAAVQSKGLWGYINKKGEFAVTPQFDGAGEFRDGLARVKVGGDLNAKRGYINAKGAFAINPQFELAGDFSEGLAAVAVHGRWGYIDKTGTIVIAPQFDLCYPFREGLAKVRIGDDRSGRRGFIDRKGRIVINPRFDLAGDFADNRAMAVIHAASDEYGERSAQKCGYLGKNGEFVIAPQFDIAHSFSEGLAAVVVGGSADEFGFLAGGRTGYIDTAGTFVITPRFEAGGQFSEGLAPVRTENKWGYIDKSGTMVVAPQFDEAAPFSDGLGRVRQNNVNGFINKNGKLVLVLP, from the coding sequence ATGAAAAAAAGGATTCTTGTCGCTGTCATTACGGCCGCAGCATTTTCCTTTGTAAATGGTCAGGCGCCGGGGAAAAAGTCCGCACCCGAGACCGGACCCGTCACCGTAAAGGTGCCGTGCTCCGCAGCGCGCGATTTTTCCGAGGGACTGGCCGCGGTGCAGAGCAAGGGGCTGTGGGGGTACATCAACAAAAAAGGCGAATTCGCCGTCACACCGCAGTTTGACGGCGCCGGAGAGTTCCGCGACGGCCTCGCCCGGGTTAAAGTCGGCGGCGACCTCAACGCCAAGCGCGGCTACATCAACGCCAAGGGCGCCTTTGCCATCAATCCGCAGTTCGAGCTCGCCGGGGATTTTTCTGAGGGGCTCGCCGCGGTCGCCGTGCACGGCCGGTGGGGCTACATTGACAAGACAGGAACGATCGTGATCGCGCCGCAGTTCGACCTCTGCTACCCGTTCCGCGAGGGGCTCGCCAAAGTCCGCATCGGCGACGACCGGTCGGGCAGGCGCGGCTTCATCGACCGCAAGGGAAGGATCGTCATCAACCCGCGGTTCGACCTGGCCGGCGATTTCGCCGACAACCGGGCCATGGCCGTCATCCACGCCGCAAGCGACGAATACGGCGAGCGGTCCGCGCAGAAATGCGGCTACCTCGGGAAAAACGGCGAGTTCGTGATCGCGCCCCAGTTCGACATCGCGCACAGTTTTTCCGAAGGGCTCGCGGCCGTGGTGGTCGGCGGCTCGGCCGACGAGTTCGGCTTCCTTGCCGGCGGCAGGACCGGCTACATCGACACCGCGGGAACGTTCGTCATCACCCCGCGGTTCGAGGCGGGCGGGCAGTTTTCGGAGGGTCTCGCGCCCGTGCGCACCGAAAACAAATGGGGATACATTGACAAATCGGGAACAATGGTCGTTGCGCCGCAATTCGACGAGGCCGCGCCGTTTTCCGACGGCCTGGGCCGGGTCCGCCAGAACAATGTGAACGGCTTTATCAATAAAAACGGAAAACTTGTATTAGTGCTTCCCTGA
- a CDS encoding cellulase family glycosylhydrolase: MHLPFKSLNKKVFLFVAALALFISPSAHAANVWAVDSIGNITRNDSAFRVKGGSWFGLEGRYELSTDATNPRGAPMELYMGNVFWAQSSRTIAGDAVEIKNLGFNCVRIPLVPQTLDDSDPQGIDPVLKNSPSVRIQGAFTALKTMIKACSDAGLYVLLDIHSCSNYVGWRKGRLDARPPWTDANRDNYDFKREDCSCAADGNPSTVTRIQAYDVSKWLANLKTLAGLGSSIGVDNIMGIDIFNEPWDYSWTEWKSLIEQAYAAISSVNPNILIFAEGIGSSNGNQDGTPNTVNKTPHGNDSTTNPNWGENLYEAGANPPNVPKNKLVFSPHCYGPSVCTQPMFADWDAQPQCKSLQEDAFGDAKCQIVIDPAKLEVGWQEHFGYLRALGYAVCIGEFGGNMDWPRKAEIRMQNRYSYITDTTVDRQWQNAFVNYLLKVGIYNSFYWSINPESSDTYGIYTTPYDPVSNTGGWGTWSGTDPRKLGLLAKLWNAAGTGALVNLGAVRRVSSFHISNEGLITYSLPRAAIVSLKLYDLNGRLQSEIIGRHQGAGFYSLRPRQMAVAAGPYVAVFKAGEYVSKQMVCFTK, from the coding sequence ATGCATTTACCGTTCAAGTCTCTAAACAAAAAAGTCTTTTTATTTGTCGCAGCTTTGGCACTTTTCATCTCCCCATCTGCGCACGCCGCGAACGTGTGGGCGGTCGATTCCATCGGCAACATTACCCGAAATGACTCCGCCTTCCGCGTCAAGGGCGGATCCTGGTTCGGACTCGAAGGAAGGTATGAGCTCTCCACGGACGCGACCAACCCGCGAGGAGCGCCCATGGAATTATACATGGGCAACGTGTTCTGGGCGCAAAGCAGCCGCACCATCGCCGGGGATGCGGTCGAGATAAAAAACCTGGGATTCAACTGCGTGAGGATACCGCTTGTTCCCCAGACCCTCGATGACAGCGATCCGCAGGGCATAGACCCGGTCCTGAAAAATTCCCCGTCCGTGCGTATTCAAGGCGCTTTTACCGCGCTCAAGACGATGATCAAAGCATGTTCCGACGCCGGGCTCTACGTCCTGTTGGACATCCACTCCTGCTCAAATTACGTAGGCTGGCGAAAGGGCCGCTTGGACGCGCGTCCGCCATGGACAGACGCGAACCGCGACAATTACGACTTCAAACGTGAGGATTGCTCCTGCGCGGCGGATGGTAACCCGAGCACGGTCACCCGCATCCAGGCCTACGACGTTTCGAAGTGGCTGGCCAACCTGAAAACGCTGGCCGGCCTTGGCTCGTCGATCGGCGTGGACAACATCATGGGCATCGACATCTTCAACGAACCCTGGGACTACAGTTGGACCGAATGGAAATCGCTCATCGAGCAGGCCTACGCGGCGATCAGCTCCGTGAATCCCAACATTCTGATTTTTGCCGAGGGGATCGGCAGCAGCAACGGCAACCAGGACGGCACCCCGAACACGGTAAACAAGACGCCGCATGGAAATGATTCCACGACAAACCCAAACTGGGGCGAGAACCTGTATGAAGCGGGCGCCAATCCGCCCAACGTGCCGAAGAACAAGCTGGTGTTCTCGCCGCACTGCTATGGTCCTTCGGTATGCACGCAGCCGATGTTCGCGGACTGGGATGCCCAGCCGCAGTGCAAGAGCCTCCAGGAAGACGCCTTTGGTGACGCGAAATGCCAGATCGTGATCGATCCGGCGAAGCTCGAAGTGGGATGGCAGGAGCACTTCGGATACCTGAGGGCCCTCGGATATGCCGTTTGCATTGGAGAATTCGGCGGCAACATGGACTGGCCCAGAAAGGCCGAGATCCGCATGCAGAACCGCTACAGCTACATCACCGACACAACGGTTGACCGGCAGTGGCAGAACGCCTTTGTAAACTATCTGCTCAAGGTGGGCATATACAATTCCTTCTACTGGTCGATCAACCCGGAATCCAGCGATACCTACGGGATTTATACCACTCCTTATGACCCCGTCTCCAACACGGGCGGCTGGGGGACATGGTCGGGCACCGATCCACGGAAGCTTGGCCTGCTCGCAAAACTCTGGAACGCGGCCGGAACAGGCGCGCTTGTCAATCTTGGCGCCGTCAGGAGGGTTTCAAGCTTTCACATTTCAAATGAGGGACTGATCACCTATTCATTGCCCAGGGCGGCAATTGTCTCGCTGAAACTCTATGATCTTAACGGCCGTTTGCAATCGGAAATAATCGGCCGGCACCAAGGGGCGGGTTTTTATTCCCTGCGTCCGCGGCAGATGGCGGTTGCCGCCGGACCGTATGTGGCGGTTTTTAAGGCCGGCGAATATGTTTCGAAACAAATGGTATGTTTCACAAAATAG